One window from the genome of Epinephelus moara isolate mb chromosome 21, YSFRI_EMoa_1.0, whole genome shotgun sequence encodes:
- the tfa gene encoding transferrin-a: MQTLFLVALLGCLAAVLAVPGTQVKWCVKSDKEYEKCTALAGVAPAFTCIKRENTIDCITAIKSGEADAITLDGGDIYTAGLNNYNLHPIIAEDYGPSSETCYYAVAVVKKGSGFKFSELQGKKSCHTGLGKSAGWNIPIGTLVSMNLLPWSGVEDKPVEEAVSDFFVASCAPGATKGSKLCQLCSGDCSRSHNEPYYDYGGAYQCLKDGVGEVAFVKHLTVPDADKADYELLCKDDTRAPIDNYASCHLAKVPAHAVVTRNDPQLAELIWNSLNSVQGFDLFSSAAYSNSKNLMFKDSTVKLVQLPPNTDSFLYLGAEYMSIVRSLKKEPTGTTSTAIKWCAVGKAETDKCDMWSINSIADDTTAIECQNAHTVEECMKKIMRKEADAMAVDGGQVYTAGKCGLVPALVEQYNADLCSASGAAASSYYAVAVVKKNSGVTWENLQGKRSCHTGIGRTAGWNVPMGIIHSQTNNCDFTQFFTSGCAPGADPTSSFCQQCAGSGKAVGDESKCKASAEEQYYGYAGAFRCLVEGAGDVAFIKHTIVEENSGGKNPATWASGVNADDYQLICPGKGPVAVSDYVNCNLAVVPAHAVVTRPESRNEVVRILLEQQVKFGTTGNDPSFKMFQSDSGKNLLFKDSTQCLQEVPAGTNYEGFLGQQYMTSVNSLRKCSETASDLEKSCTFHSCQQKN; the protein is encoded by the exons ATGCAGACTCTTTTCCTTGTGGCGCTGCTCGGATGCCTCG CCGCTGTGCTCGCGGTCCCTGGCACCCAGGTGAAATGGTGCGTCAAGTCGGACAAAGAGTATGAGAAATGTACGGCCCTGGCAGGCGTAGCTCCTGCGTTCACCTGTATCAAGAGGGAGAACACCATCGACTGCATCACGGCCATTaag TCTGGTGAGGCTGATGCCATCACTTTGGACGGAGGGGACATCTACACTGCTGGACTGAACAACTACAACCTGCACCCCATTATTGCTGAGGACTACGGTCCCT CTTCAGAGACCTGTTACTATGCCGTTGCTGTGGTGAAGAAGGGCTCCGGATTCAAGTTCAGTGAGCTCCAGGGGAAGAAATCCTGCCACACTGGGTTGGGGAAATCTGCAGGCTGGAACATTCCCATAGGAACTCTGGTGTCCATGAATTTGCTTCCATGGTCAGGCGTTGAAGACAAACCTGTGGAGGAGG cGGTGAGTGACTTCTTCGTGGCCAGCTGTGCCCCAGGGGCAACAAAGGGCAGCAAACTGTGTCAGCTGTGCAGTGGAGACTGCTCCAGGTCCCACAACGAGCCTTACTATGACTACGGCGGCGCCTACCA GTGTCTGAAGGACGGCGTTGGAGAAGTGGCTTTTGTGAAGCATCTCACTGTACCTG ATGCCGATAAGGCCGACTACGAGCTGCTGTGCAAGGATGACACCAGAGCGCCCATCGACAACTACGCAAGCTGCCACCTGGCCAAAGTACCAGCTCATGCTGTTGTCACCCGCAACGATCCACAGCTGGCCGAATTAATCTGGAACAGCCTCAACTCAGTACAG gGCTTTGATctcttctcctctgctgcttATTCAAACTCCAAAAACCTGATGTTCAAAGACTCAACAGTGAAGCTGGTGCAGCTGCCCCCAAACACAGATTCCTTCCTGTATTTGGGTGCTGAATACATGAGCATCGTCCGTTCCCTTAAGAAAG AGCCCACTGGCACTACATCCACCGCCATTAAATGGTGTGCTGTGGGCAAAGCTGAGACGGACAAGTGTGACATGTGGAGCATCAACAGTATCGCTGACGACACCACCGCCATTGAATGCCAGAATGCACATACAGTTGAAGAGTGCATGAAAAAGATTATG CGTAAAGAGGCTGATGCAATGGCAGTGGATGGAGGACAGGTGTACACCGCTGGGAAGTGCGGTCTGGTTCCTGCTTTGGTGGAGCAGTACAATGCTG ATCTGTGCAGCGCATCTGGAG CCGCGGCCTCCTCTTACTATGCTGTTGCTGTGGTGAAGAAGAATTCAGGTGTGACCTGGGAAAACCTGCAGGGCAAGAGGTCTTGCCACACGGGCATTGGCAGAACTGCTGGTTGGAATGTCCCCATGGGCATAATCCACTCACAGACTAATAACTGTGACTTCA ctcAGTTCTTCACTAGTGGCTGTGCCCCCGGAGCAGACCCCACCTCTTCATTCTGTCAACAGTGTGCCGGCAGTGGCAAAGCCGTGGGAGATGAGTCCAAGTGCAAAGCCAGTGCTGAAGAGCAGTACTACGGCTACGCTGGAGCCTTTAG GTGTCTTGTTGAGGGTGCCGGCGATGTTGCCTTCATCAAACACACAATCGTTGAAGAAAACAGTGGTG GCAAGAATCCAGCAACATGGGCTAGTGGTGTTAACGCTGACGACTACCAGCTGATCTGCCCTGGAAAGGGTCCAGTGGCAGTCTCTGATTACGTCAATTGTAACTTGGCCGTCGTGCCCGCCCACGCTGTGGTGACTCGTCCAGAGAGCCGCAATGAGGTTGTCCGCATTCTCCTGGAGCAGCAG gTCAAGTTTGGCACCACTGGCAACGATCCCTCATTCAAGATGTTCCAGTCAGATTCTGGAAAGAACCTCCTCTTCAAGGACTCCACTCAGTGTCTCCAGGAGGTTCCAGCTGGAACAAACTATGAAGGGTTTTTGGGACAACAGTACATGACTTCCGTTAATTCACTCAGAAAGTGCAGTGAAACCGCTTCAG ATCTGGAGAAATCTTGCACTTTCCATTCCTGCCAGCAAAAAAACTAG